A single region of the Triticum dicoccoides isolate Atlit2015 ecotype Zavitan chromosome 2B, WEW_v2.0, whole genome shotgun sequence genome encodes:
- the LOC119361646 gene encoding zealexin A1 synthase-like produces the protein MLPAMEGWLRLCLVALFTLLAILLLNLIIGGKCRPAAKKQLPPGPWTLPIIGSLHHVASVLPHRTMMELSRRHGPLMLLRLGEVPTVIVSTAEAAALVMKINALAFAGRPQSTTLDIFSCGGKGIALAPYGDHWRQMLKVSIVELLSSRQVKRLEGIRSEEVGNLVRSIAAAASSGATINLSEKMTALSNHVVTRAVFGGKFSQQEEYLREMAKVFVMMGGFYLVDLFPSSRLVRWLSNGERDMKNSCGRMHHIICDIIKERKTTRAAGVGPDDGDDEDLLDVLLRLQKDGSLEFPLTTECISTVLLDIFAGGTETTGSVLAWAMSELVRHPEIMAKAQQEVREVLGVDRAVITNSDLNKLRYTEMVIKEALRLHPPAPLIPRAAREDCTVMGYDIPKGTNVYINVLAICQDPEYWSSPAEFKPERFENNTVNYNGTYFEFIPFGAGRRQCPGTQFGTSLVEMVLTNILYHFDWKLLDGASLTSFDMSEKFGLTLHRRNDLKLRATTRVLSKATPLE, from the exons ATGCTGCCTGCCATGGAAGGGTGGCTACGCTTGTGCTTGGTAGCCCTATTTACCCTACTAGCGATTTTGCTCCTCAACCTGATCATTGGTGGAAAGTGCAGACCGGCTGCCAAGAAACAATTGCCTCCTGGGCCATGGACCCTCCCCATCATCGGCAGCCTCCACCACGTCGCCAGCGTCCTCCCCCACCGCACGATGATGGAGCTATCTCGCCGACACGGGCCGCTGATGCTTCTCAGGCTAGGCGAGGTCCCCACCGTGATCGTCTCCACCGCCGAGGCCGCCGCACTTGTTATGAAGATCAACGCCCTCGCGTTTGCGGGCCGACCGCAGAGCACGACGTTGGACATCTTCAGCTGCGGCGGCAAGGGGATCGCCTTAGCACCCTATGGTGACCACTGGCGCCAGATGCTCAAGGTCTCCATCGTGGAGCTTCTCAGTTCTAGGCAGGTGAAGCGCCTCGAGGGCATCAGGTCCGAGGAGGTGGGCAACCTCGTCcgttccatcgccgccgccgcctcgagtGGTGCCACCATCAACCTAAGCGAGAAGATGACGGCGCTCAGCAACCACGTCGTCACGCGGGCGGTTTTCGGTGGCAAGTTCTCTCAGCAGGAGGAGTACCTCCGGGAGATGGCCAAGGTGTTTGTCATGATGGGCGGCTTCTATCTCGTCGACCTTTTCCCTTCGTCGCGGTTGGTGCGGTGGTTGAGCAATGGTGAGCGTGACATGAAGAATAGCTGTGGCCGCATGCACCACATCATCTGTGACATCATAAAGGAGCGCAAGACCACGCGAGCTGCCGGCGTCGgccccgacgacggcgacgacgaggacCTGCTGGACGTGCTGCTCAGGCTGCAGAAAGACGGCTCGCTGGAATTCCCTCTAACCACAGAGTGTATAAGTACCGTCTTGTTG gacatatttgcagGTGGCACGGAAACAACAGGAAGCGTCTTGGCGTGGGCCATGTCGGAGCTTGTGCGACATCCAGAAATTATGGCTAAGGCACAACAAGAAGTACGGGAGGTTCTAGGTGTAGACAGAGCTGTCATTACTAACAGTGATCTCAATAAACTCCGCTACACAGAGATGGTCATCAAGGAGGCCCTTAGGTTGCATCCGCCCGCTCCTCTGATTCCACGCGCGGCTAGAGAGGATTGTACAGTAATGGGTTATGACATACCTAAGGGCACCAATGTTTACATTAATGTCCTCGCAATTTGTCAAGATCCTGAATACTGGAGCAGTCCTGCAGAGTTTAAGCCAGAGAGGTTTGAGAACAACACAGTGAATTACAATGGAACATACTTCGAATTCATTCCCTTCGGGGCTGGGCGACGGCAATGCCCCGGGACTCAGTTTGGCACATCGCTCGTGGAGATGGTGTTAACAAACATTCTGTATCACTTCGACTGGAAGCTTCTTGATGGGGCTAGCCTCACTTCATTTGACATGTCCGAGAAATTTGGGCTTACACTACATAgaaggaatgacctgaaactcagaGCTACTACACGTGTGTTATCCAAAGCTACGCCATTGGAGTGA